The following proteins come from a genomic window of Actinacidiphila yeochonensis CN732:
- the mtrA gene encoding MtrAB system response regulator MtrA, translated as MMVGMKGRVLVVDDDTALSEMLGIVLRGEGFEPSFCADGDKALAAFRESKPDLVLLDLMLPGRDGIDVCRQIRAESGVPIVMLTAKSDTVDVVVGLESGADDYVIKPFKPKELVARVRARLRRAEEPTPEQLAIGDLVIDVAGHSVKRGGQPIALTPLEFDLLVALARKPWQVFTREVLLEQVWGYRHAADTRLVNVHVQRLRSKVEQDPERPEIVVTVRGVGYKAGPG; from the coding sequence ATGATGGTCGGTATGAAGGGACGTGTCCTGGTCGTCGACGACGACACCGCGCTGTCGGAGATGCTTGGCATCGTGCTGCGCGGAGAGGGTTTCGAGCCGTCGTTCTGCGCCGACGGTGACAAGGCGCTGGCCGCTTTCCGGGAGAGCAAGCCCGATCTGGTGCTGCTGGACCTGATGCTGCCCGGTCGCGACGGCATCGACGTGTGCCGGCAGATCCGGGCGGAGTCCGGGGTGCCCATCGTGATGCTGACGGCCAAGAGCGACACGGTCGACGTCGTCGTGGGCCTGGAGTCCGGTGCCGACGACTACGTGATCAAGCCGTTCAAGCCGAAGGAACTGGTGGCCCGGGTCCGGGCACGGCTGCGGCGGGCGGAGGAGCCGACGCCGGAGCAGCTGGCGATCGGCGACCTCGTGATCGACGTGGCCGGCCACTCGGTCAAGCGCGGCGGCCAGCCCATCGCGCTGACCCCGCTGGAGTTCGACCTGCTGGTGGCGCTGGCCCGCAAGCCGTGGCAGGTGTTCACCCGCGAGGTGCTGCTGGAGCAGGTCTGGGGCTACCGGCACGCCGCCGACACCCGCCTGGTCAACGTGCACGTCCAGCGGCTGCGCTCCAAGGTCGAGCAGGACC
- the mtnA gene encoding S-methyl-5-thioribose-1-phosphate isomerase, translating into MADQATRAENAALPALRWAEPPEGPVLVLLDQTRLPHEEVELVCTDVHALVAAIRSLAVRGAPLLGLAGAYGVALAAGRGYDVEEAAELLSQARPTAVNLSYGVRRALEAHRKAEPGQAAAAALAEARALHAEDAVASRAMAEHGSRLLGELVPGGGFRLLTHCNTGALVSGGEGTALGVVLAVHRAGGLRRLWVDETRPLLQGARLTAYEAARAGMPYTLLSDNAAGSLFTGGEVDAVLVGADRIAADGSTANKVGTYPLAVLARYHHVPFVVVAPTTTVDLDTPDGASIEVEQRAGSEVTDLAPSPLGTQAYNPAFDVTPPELITAIVTENGVVSPVTAETLAAVCR; encoded by the coding sequence ATGGCTGATCAAGCGACGCGAGCTGAGAACGCTGCCCTCCCCGCACTGCGCTGGGCGGAGCCGCCCGAGGGGCCGGTCCTGGTGCTGTTGGACCAGACCCGGTTGCCCCACGAGGAAGTCGAGTTGGTGTGCACGGACGTGCACGCACTGGTGGCGGCGATACGGTCGCTGGCCGTCCGTGGCGCCCCGTTGTTGGGCCTGGCCGGCGCCTACGGGGTGGCGCTCGCGGCGGGACGCGGCTATGACGTCGAGGAGGCTGCTGAGTTGCTGTCCCAGGCCCGGCCGACGGCGGTCAACCTCAGCTACGGGGTGCGGCGGGCCCTGGAGGCCCACCGGAAGGCCGAGCCGGGGCAGGCCGCGGCCGCCGCGCTCGCGGAGGCCCGCGCGCTGCATGCCGAGGACGCCGTCGCGAGCCGGGCGATGGCCGAGCACGGATCGCGGCTGCTCGGCGAGCTGGTGCCCGGCGGCGGCTTCCGGCTGCTGACCCACTGCAACACCGGCGCCCTGGTGTCGGGCGGCGAGGGGACCGCCCTGGGCGTGGTGCTGGCGGTGCACCGGGCCGGGGGGCTGCGGCGGCTGTGGGTGGACGAGACGCGTCCGCTGCTGCAGGGGGCCCGGCTGACCGCGTACGAGGCGGCCCGGGCGGGGATGCCGTACACGCTGCTCTCCGACAACGCGGCCGGCTCGCTGTTCACCGGCGGTGAGGTGGACGCGGTGCTGGTGGGGGCCGACCGGATCGCGGCGGACGGTTCGACGGCGAACAAGGTCGGCACCTACCCGCTGGCGGTGCTCGCCCGGTACCACCATGTGCCCTTCGTCGTCGTGGCGCCGACCACCACGGTGGACCTGGACACGCCGGACGGGGCCTCGATCGAGGTCGAGCAGCGCGCGGGGAGCGAGGTGACCGATCTGGCCCCCTCGCCGCTGGGCACGCAGGCGTACAACCCGGCGTTCGACGTGACCCCGCCGGAGCTGATCACGGCCATCGTGACCGAGAACGGCGTGGTCTCCCCGGTGACGGCGGAGACGCTCGCGGCGGTGTGCCGGTAG